The proteins below come from a single Vanacampus margaritifer isolate UIUO_Vmar chromosome 10, RoL_Vmar_1.0, whole genome shotgun sequence genomic window:
- the blcap gene encoding apoptosis inducing factor BLCAP, with amino-acid sequence MYCLQWLLPVLLIPKPLNPALWFNHSMFMGFYLLSFLLERKPCTICALVFLAALFLLCYSCWGNCFLYHCQDAALPHAAHDPAIVGT; translated from the exons ATGTATTGCCTGCAGTGGCTGCTGCCGGTGCTGCTGATCCCCAAGCCGCTCAACCCGGCGCTGTGGTTCAACCACTCCATGTTCATGGGCTTCTACCTGCTCAGCTTCCTGCTGGAGAGGAAGCCGTGCACCATCTGTGCCTTGGTCTTCCTCGCCGCGCTCTTCCTCCTCTGCTACAGCTGCTGGGGCAACTGCTTCCTCTACCACTGCCAG GACGCCGCCCTGCCGCACGCCGCCCATGACCCGGCCATCGTGGGCACCTAG
- the ddx27 gene encoding putative ATP-dependent RNA helicase DDX27: protein MLEQLGLIGTIRDDEQSPEEADSDSEQEEEPIVLNRKRKFGSQNGGAGDFNRDFVFGEGDALEHGDDWVMADVLKQLKKKRSLTTLDQKIDKVRKKRKAEEKASGEDDSAGKKETADEDVKPREDEDEDEDEDEDVDEFNSDDEQVLTQADTLREKQRRGRRKEADQEGEAQSFHEDASQFDDTLTFGDMNLSRPILKAITALGFKQPTPIQKACVPVGLLGRDLCACAATGTGKTAAFMLPVLERLVYKPRTSQVTRVLVLVPTRELGIQVHSVARQLAQFTSITTCLAVGGLDLKSQEVALRAGPDVLIATPGRLIDHLHNTPSFELMQVEILILDEADRMLDEYFEEQMKEIIRLCSYNRQTMLFSATMTEEVKDLAAVSLKQPVRIFVNSNTDVAPYLRQEFVRIRANREGDREAVVAALLTRTFQDHVMVFTQTRKQAHRLHILLGLMGLKVGELHGELSQNQRLENLRRFKDDQIDILVATDVAARGLDIDGVKTVINFTMPSTAKHYVHRVGRTARAGRSGRSVSLVGESERKTLKEVVKSAKSTVKARVLPTDVILKFRDLISKLEKDVEAVVRLEKEEREMAASEAKLSVAQKRLDGSASNDTQRVWFQTQQERKQSRVNKALQDFDLALRGKKKRDKFMKDSKKKKIMTAEERAQFEILKAQMFAERAAKRERRPKRARAMAEDEGTAPSKANQKKGGKAGAKAGAKAGAKAGRKSAFDKELTNVSQKSLKHYRAGPSFTDRKRLGMDRKRSGGSRFKRK from the exons ATGTTGGAGCAACTGGGCCTGATCGGTACCATCCGAGACGACGAGCAGAGTCCGGAAGAAGCCGACAGTGATTCGGAGCAGGAG GAAGAACCGATTGTGCTGAACCGCAAGAGGAAGTTTGGCAGCCAGAATGGCGGCGCCGGAGACTTCAACCGTGACTTTGTGTTTGGCGAAGGAGACGCGCTGGAGCACGGAGACGACTGGGTCATGGCCGACGTCCTGAAGCAGCTCAAGAAGAAG AGAAGTCTCACCACTCTGGACCAGAAGATCGACAAGGTCCGTAAGAAGAGGAAGGCAGAG GAGAAAGCGTCTGGCGAAGACGATTCTGCGGGGAAGAAAGAAACGGCTGACGAAGACGTGAAGCCTcgtgaggatgaggatgaggatgaggatgaggatgaggacgtGGACGAGTTCAACTCTGACGACGAGCAGGTTCTCACCCAAGCAg ACACACTGAGGGAGAAGCAACGCCGCGGGAGGAGGAAGGAGGCAGACCAGGAGGGAGAG GCGCAATCGTTCCACGAAGACGCGTCCCAATTTGACGACACGCTCACCTTTGGCGACATGAACCTGTCCAGGCCCATCCTCAAG GCCATCACGGCGTTAGGCTTCAAGCAGCCCACCCCCATCCAGAAGGCGTGCGTCCCCGTGGGGCTCCTGGGCCGAGATCTCTGCGCCTGCGCCGCTACGGGCACAG GAAAAACGGCCGCCTTCATGTTACCGGTGTTGGAGCGCTTGGTTTACAAGCCCAGGACGTCCCAGGTGACGCGGGTGCTGGTTCTGGTCCCCACCCGAGAGCTGGGCATCCAAGTTCACTCGGTGGCGAGGCAGCTGGCCCAGTTCACCTCCATCACAACCTGCCTGGCTGTCG GCGGTCTGGACCTAAAGTCTCAGGAGGTGGCACTTCGGGCGGGTCCTGACGTCCTCATCGCCACCCCGGGCCGCCTCATCGACCACCTCCACAACACGCCCAGCTTTGAGCTCATGCAGGTGGAGATCCTCATCCTGGACGAAGCAGACAG GATGCTGGACGAGTACTTTGAGGAGCAGATGAAGGAGATCATCAGGCTGTGCTCGTACAACAGACAAACCATGCTGTTCTCCGCCACCATGACCGAGGAG GTGAAGGACCTCGCGGCCGTCTCGCTGAAGCAGCCCGTCAGGATCTTCGTCAACAGCAACACGGACGTGGCCCCGTACCTGCGGCAGGAGTTTGTGCGGATCCGAGCCAACCGCGAGGGCGACCGCGAGGCGGTGGTGGCGG CTCTGCTCACCAGAACCTTCCAGGACCACGTGATGGTCTTCACACAGACCAGGAAGCAAGCGCACAGACTGCACATCCTGCTGGGCCTGATGGGCCTCAAGGTCGGGGAGCTGCACGGGGAGCTCAGCCAGAACCAGAGACTGGAGAACCTCAG GCGTTTTAAGGACGACCAGATCGACATCCTGGTGGCGACGGACGTGGCGGCCAGAGGTCTGGACATAGACGGCGTCAAAACG GTCATCAACTTCACCATGCCGTCCACCGCCAAGCACTACGTCCACCGCGTGGGCCGCACGGCCAGAGCCGGACGCTCGGGACGCTCCGTGTCGCTGGTCGGCGAGTCGGAGAGGAAAACGCTCAAAGAGGTCGTCAAGTCGGCCAAGAGCACAGTGAAGGCCCGAGTGCTTCCCACAG ACGTCATCCTCAAATTCCGAGACCTCATCTCCAAACTGGAGAAAGACGTCGAGGCTGTGGTGAGGCTGGagaaggaagagagagagatggcGGCCTCGGAGGccaag TTGAGTGTGGCCCAGAAGCGTCTGGATGGCTCCGCCTCCAACGACACTCAGCGAGTTTGGTTCCAGACGCAGCAGGAAAGGAAGCAGAGTCGCG TGAACAAGGCGCTGCAGGACTTTGACTTGGCTCTGCGAGGGAAGAAGAAGCGGGACAAGTTTATGAAGgacagcaagaagaagaaaatcatGACG GCGGAGGAGCGCGCTCAGTTTGAGATCCTGAAGGCTCAGATGTTCGCCGAGCGAGCCGCCAAACGCGAGCGCAGGCCCAAGAGAGCCCGAGCCATGGCCGAGGACGAGGGCACGGCGCCCTCTAAAG ccaatcagaaaaaAGGAGGAAAGGCGGGAGCCAAAGCGGGAGCCAAAGCGGGAGCCAAAGCGGGACGCAAGTCTGCCTTTGACAAAGAGTTGACCAACGTCAGCCAGAAATCCCTCAAACACTACAGAGCAGG GCCGTCCTTCACAGACAGGAAACGTCTCGGTATGGACAGGAAGCGCTCGGGAGGCTCCAG GTTCAAGAGGAAGTGA
- the LOC144059603 gene encoding uncharacterized protein LOC144059603 isoform X2 — translation MDAAASANASAVIQYRDSLGKALAKNVLVLVIGLSINYINVGLMYTFCKHQIFYWNPRYILFFSLVVNDMIQMSVGITLFVISYALHRISALSCAPFILMAIITTENTPLILACMAGECYVARRLRLPGPLRHAGHATPPLLLLQDLLPPRDGLPQPDADPEAGHHLRGLPGAGVVGHLLHVLQDPVHGADGQQGRQEGPQDHRPARRAGSAVHDHVRRAAGQGRAAASLPRQLLGLAVRLLHHRSGVAPRHQPHHLRRAGQVLPQVPQTLPGLQDCAAQRRLLIFPHAI, via the exons ATGGACGCCGCCGCCTCGGCCAACGCCAGCGCCGTCATCCAATACCGAGACTCGCTGGGCAAAGCGCTGGCCAAGAACGTGCTGGTGCTCGTCATCGGCCTGTCAATCAACTACATCAACGTGGGCCTCATGTACACCTTCTGCAAGCACCAG ATCTTCTACTGGAACCCTCGCTACATCCTGTTCTTCAGCCTGGTGGTGAACGACATGATCCAGATGAGCGTGGGCATCACCCTGTTTGTCATCAGCTACGCCCTCCACCGGATCAGCGCCTTGTCGTGCGCCCCCTTCATCCTGATGGCCATCATCACCACGGAGAACACGCCCCTCATCCTGGCCTGCATGGCGGGCGAGTGCTACGTGGCC CGTCGTCTCCGCCTTCCCGGACCTCTTCGTCACGCTGGCCACGCAACGCCGCCACTTCTTCTCCTCCAAGATCTTCTGCCTCCGAGAGACGGCCTTCCCCAGCCCGACGCTGATCCAGAAGCGGGACATCACCTACGTGGTCTACCTGGTGCTGGTGTGGTCGGTCATCTTCTTCACGTACTTCAAGATCCTGTTCACGGCGCAGACGGCCAGCAAGGACGCCAAGAAGGCCCGCAGGACCATCGTCCTGCACGGCGTGCAGGTTCTGCTGTGCATGACCACGTACGCCGTGCCGCTGGTCAAGGACGCGCTGCTGCGTCTCTTCCCCGCCAGCTACTCGGACTCGCTGTTCGCCTGCTACATCATCGTTCAGGTGTGGCCCCGCGCCATCAGCCCCATCATCTACGGCGTGCGGGACAAGTGCTTCCGCAAGTACCTCAAACACTACCTGGTCTGCAGGACTGCGCCGCACAGCGCCGACTCCTGATTTTTCCACACGCTATTTAA
- the LOC144059603 gene encoding odorant receptor 131-2-like isoform X1 — MDAAASANASAVIQYRDSLGKALAKNVLVLVIGLSINYINVGLMYTFCKHQIFYWNPRYILFFSLVVNDMIQMSVGITLFVISYALHRISALSCAPFILMAIITTENTPLILACMAGECYVAVRLPLHHGRICTVGRTLLLIAFIFAISVVSAFPDLFVTLATQRRHFFSSKIFCLRETAFPSPTLIQKRDITYVVYLVLVWSVIFFTYFKILFTAQTASKDAKKARRTIVLHGVQVLLCMTTYAVPLVKDALLRLFPASYSDSLFACYIIVQVWPRAISPIIYGVRDKCFRKYLKHYLVCRTAPHSADS, encoded by the exons ATGGACGCCGCCGCCTCGGCCAACGCCAGCGCCGTCATCCAATACCGAGACTCGCTGGGCAAAGCGCTGGCCAAGAACGTGCTGGTGCTCGTCATCGGCCTGTCAATCAACTACATCAACGTGGGCCTCATGTACACCTTCTGCAAGCACCAG ATCTTCTACTGGAACCCTCGCTACATCCTGTTCTTCAGCCTGGTGGTGAACGACATGATCCAGATGAGCGTGGGCATCACCCTGTTTGTCATCAGCTACGCCCTCCACCGGATCAGCGCCTTGTCGTGCGCCCCCTTCATCCTGATGGCCATCATCACCACGGAGAACACGCCCCTCATCCTGGCCTGCATGGCGGGCGAGTGCTACGTGGCCGTGCGTCTGCCGCTCCACCACGGCCGCATCTGCACCGTCGGGCGGACGCTGCTCCTCATCGCCTTCATTTTCGCCATCAGCGTCGTCTCCGCCTTCCCGGACCTCTTCGTCACGCTGGCCACGCAACGCCGCCACTTCTTCTCCTCCAAGATCTTCTGCCTCCGAGAGACGGCCTTCCCCAGCCCGACGCTGATCCAGAAGCGGGACATCACCTACGTGGTCTACCTGGTGCTGGTGTGGTCGGTCATCTTCTTCACGTACTTCAAGATCCTGTTCACGGCGCAGACGGCCAGCAAGGACGCCAAGAAGGCCCGCAGGACCATCGTCCTGCACGGCGTGCAGGTTCTGCTGTGCATGACCACGTACGCCGTGCCGCTGGTCAAGGACGCGCTGCTGCGTCTCTTCCCCGCCAGCTACTCGGACTCGCTGTTCGCCTGCTACATCATCGTTCAGGTGTGGCCCCGCGCCATCAGCCCCATCATCTACGGCGTGCGGGACAAGTGCTTCCGCAAGTACCTCAAACACTACCTGGTCTGCAGGACTGCGCCGCACAGCGCCGACTCCTGA